In Hydrogenovibrio marinus, a single genomic region encodes these proteins:
- the der gene encoding ribosome biogenesis GTPase Der gives MSKPVIALVGRPNVGKSTLFNRLTRTRDAIVADYPGLTRDRQYGTGRTGNHPYIVVDTGGLSGEQEGVDPLMAGQVRSAIEESDAILFLVDGRAGLIPADEAIANYIRQFNKPTYLLVNKAEGHSHQLISADFFQMGLGQPFVISSAHGDNVKETIDHILDEVVTEEEEEKAFDLDEHPGIRVAVVGRPNVGKSTLINRMIGEERVVAFDMPGTTRDSIFVPFERDGQAYTLIDTAGVRRRKNIKEKIEKFSIVKAIEAMESCNVVVLVIDGSEGITDQDLTLLGLALESGRGLVIAINKWDNLTEDQRNKIKHELEFKLHFVDYAKKHLISALHGSGVGDLFKTIRGVYQAVMKKVSTSDLNRVLEQAVLDHQPPLIGGRRVKLRYAHLGGSNPPRVIIHGTQVDKLPQAYTKYLMNVFRKAFKWQGTPVFIEYKVTVNPYENRKSSFSSRRGKSESQSENLAVKRRKKKNTQQKRRTN, from the coding sequence GTGAGTAAACCTGTTATTGCCCTTGTGGGGCGTCCTAATGTCGGAAAGTCGACTCTATTCAATCGGCTGACCCGAACCAGGGATGCGATTGTAGCCGATTATCCCGGCTTAACCCGAGATCGTCAGTATGGCACCGGTAGAACGGGGAATCACCCTTACATCGTAGTCGATACCGGTGGTTTAAGTGGCGAGCAAGAGGGGGTCGATCCTTTGATGGCGGGGCAAGTTCGCTCGGCAATAGAAGAGTCTGATGCCATTTTGTTTTTGGTGGATGGTCGAGCAGGTTTGATTCCTGCGGATGAAGCCATTGCCAATTATATTCGCCAGTTTAACAAGCCTACCTATCTTTTGGTCAACAAAGCGGAAGGCCATAGTCACCAATTGATTTCTGCGGATTTCTTTCAAATGGGGTTGGGGCAACCTTTCGTAATCTCTTCTGCGCATGGTGATAATGTCAAAGAAACCATCGATCACATATTGGATGAAGTCGTTACTGAAGAGGAAGAAGAAAAAGCTTTTGATTTGGACGAACATCCTGGGATTCGAGTAGCTGTTGTCGGTCGTCCTAATGTTGGTAAATCAACATTGATCAACCGAATGATCGGTGAAGAGCGTGTGGTGGCATTTGATATGCCGGGGACCACTCGAGACAGTATTTTTGTGCCTTTTGAGCGCGATGGTCAAGCTTATACGTTGATTGACACCGCTGGGGTTAGACGTCGCAAGAACATCAAAGAGAAAATTGAGAAATTCAGTATTGTCAAAGCTATTGAAGCCATGGAGTCTTGTAATGTCGTGGTGTTGGTTATTGACGGTTCAGAAGGTATCACTGATCAGGATTTAACGTTGCTTGGTTTGGCGCTTGAGTCGGGACGAGGCTTGGTTATTGCTATCAATAAATGGGATAACCTAACCGAAGACCAGCGTAACAAGATCAAACATGAGTTGGAGTTTAAACTACACTTTGTCGACTATGCGAAGAAGCATTTGATCTCTGCTCTACACGGTTCTGGTGTTGGCGACCTGTTTAAAACCATTCGTGGTGTGTATCAAGCGGTTATGAAGAAAGTGTCTACCTCTGATCTTAACCGTGTTTTGGAACAAGCTGTTTTAGATCATCAGCCGCCTTTGATTGGTGGCAGACGTGTTAAATTGCGTTACGCTCATTTGGGTGGTTCAAACCCGCCACGCGTGATTATCCATGGTACTCAGGTGGATAAATTGCCACAGGCTTATACTAAGTATTTGATGAACGTGTTCCGTAAAGCTTTCAAGTGGCAGGGCACGCCTGTGTTTATCGAATATAAAGTGACGGTGAACCCTTATGAAAATCGTAAAAGCTCCTTCAGTAGCCGTCGTGGTAAATCCGAATCACAGTCGGAAAACTTGGCTGTAAAACGTCGTAAAAAGAAGAATACTCAGCAAAAGAGACGGACGAATTAA